From the genome of Chloroflexota bacterium, one region includes:
- a CDS encoding nucleoside deaminase, translating to MPLDFEALDHALYMRAALKEAERSLADGDRPIGAVIVHNGKIVGRGRAMHKLRHSQIAHAEMNALMQAERYLEEHQHEAVLYTTVEPCVMCLGAAVMSDLAAIVFALADKNIHPEAMLEMPYVKRHIKHYLGGVLRLESEALWVRGRPDELRMLNGG from the coding sequence CATGCGCGCGGCGCTGAAGGAGGCCGAACGCTCGCTGGCCGACGGTGACCGTCCGATCGGCGCGGTGATCGTGCACAACGGCAAGATCGTCGGGCGCGGGCGGGCGATGCACAAGCTGCGCCACAGCCAGATCGCGCACGCGGAGATGAACGCGCTGATGCAGGCCGAGCGATACCTGGAGGAGCACCAGCACGAAGCGGTGCTCTACACGACGGTGGAGCCGTGCGTGATGTGCCTGGGCGCGGCGGTGATGAGCGACCTGGCGGCGATTGTCTTCGCGCTGGCCGACAAGAACATCCACCCGGAAGCGATGCTGGAGATGCCGTACGTGAAACGGCACATCAAGCACTACCTGGGCGGCGTGCTGCGCCTGGAGAGCGAGGCGCTGTGGGTGCGCGGCCGCCCGGACGAACTGCGCATGCTCAACGGGGGATAA